From uncultured Desulfobacter sp.:
AAAAACAATGAGTTTCAGTGATCCGTATTATGAAGTCAAGCAGGGCATTCTCATCCAGAAAGACTCAAACATCAACTCTAAAGCAGACTTAAAAGGCAAAACAATCGGCGCTCAAACTGGAACCACAGGCCATTTAATCGTCCAAAAGATAGAAGGCGTGAATGTCAAATCATACGACGAAATCGGAACTGCTGTGGAGGATTTATATAATGGTATTACGGACGCTGTTGTTTGTGATGATGCGGTTGCAGCAAATTATCCCCTCACAGTCGAAAAGTATTCCGAAAAATTGGCACTTGCCTTTTTGCTAAAGTCAGATACACCTGAATATTTGGGTTTTGCTTTCAAAAAGGGGGCTTCTGAGGACAAAAAAAACCTGGTGAACGAGGCGCTGAAAAAAGTGATCGAATCTGGTGAATACAATACGATTTACGAAAAATGGTTTTAATCTCATTGAAAAAGTTCCCATACCTGTTCCAGAACTTGATCTATCTTTTTGGTGGAAGCATATCAAGCTTATAAAATCAATTAGCTATGCCGGGATAATTTCCATTATCCCGGTTTTAAAACCGCCTATCTTTTTTAAAAAAAATGAGAAAATTTCTTTTGCCATTTGATGCAACGTTGCGCATCACGTTCCTCATATTCTCGAATGGCAGATGGAAGGCCCAGTTCAAACACATTCTCCCGATCCTCACCCAAAGCGGTTAGTCGCATGGTGTACCAAGCCGTTATTCCGCCCGGAGGTGCAGATTCGAATTTCGGGAATTCAGGATCGCCCCCTTCCTCGCTTAACCAGGTATCCGCAAGTCGGGGATTAAGCGCCATAGCACGTCCCAAACCCACCATATCGGCAGCGCCACTTGTTAGGGCTTCAACCGCTTGCTCACGCTTTTTGAACCCGCCTGTCAATATCAAAGGCACATGGGTAACCGCTTTTGCGAGTCGGGCAAAGTCAATAAAGTATGGCCCTAAACTTGTACCTTCGGAACTTGCCTTTGCTCCAGGGAAATATGTCCCGCCGCTAATATCAATGAGATCGATTGAAGTTTGATCGAGAAGACGTACCACCTCCAAAGCATCGACTTCTGTCAATCCACCTTCAAGTTGATCCGTCGAGTTGATCCTGATCCCGACCGGAAACGACGGACCAACAGCACGCCTTACTTTATTTATTATTTCAAGTACTATGCGACATCGTGCTTCGATGGAACCGCCGTAACCATCACTTCGATGGTTAAACAAAGGGGAAAGGAACTGACTGAGTAAAAATCCGTGCCCTGCGTGGATATGAACACCGCTAAAACCCACAGTTTTTGCGTGTAATGCTGTTTTTGCGTAGATGTCGGGTAATTCGTAAATGTCATCAATAGACATGCCCGCACATTGAAGGCCCTCAATATCAAGAGCCGACGGCCCCTTTGGTTGACTGATCGGTAAGTGCGAAAGGGCTCCGGCATGACCTAATTGCGGCCATATGTGTGCTCCCTTAATCACTGCCCGGCGGCTGAATAACCGTAGCAAATTCTGATTGGAGTGTGCGCCGAGTACCAAATTTCCCGGTTTTTCCGGAAAACGAGGATCACCCTGCACTTCACCGATGAAGGACAAAGCGACGCCACCCTCCGCCCATCTTTCGTAAAGTCGAATCTGCGACTCTGTGGGGTCTCCACCACCGTCAGCCAACGAATCCGACATTGGCGACTTTGCAATTCGGTTTTTTAGAATCGCACCGCAAGGAAGCTCCAGTGAGCTTTGAAGGACATGAATGGATTCTGAGTTAATGGTCATATTTATTTCGGTTTCCTGAGTTCTGTGACACACTCGCCGCCGATACCCCAGTTGTCCGTATTAACTTCATCAATGACAACAACCGTGGTGGCAGGATTTTTGCCCAGAACATCCACCAAAAGCTGAGTCGCACCCTGGATCAATTTAAGTTTCTGTTCTTTTGTCACATTTTCATCTGTAATCTTAATATTAACGTAGGGCATCACGATCTCCTTGGATTTTAGTCATTGTTTGTTTTAAAATACCTGCTATCAAAATAGATCCGCCTAAAATCACAACCAGGGCGGACATGGCCAGGGCCGATACAAAATTCCCCGTATTTTCCGATAAAATTCCTGACACCAAAGGTCCGAGAATCTGACCGACACCGTAAATGGCCGTCAACATGCCGATCACCTTCTGGCTTTGGCCCGGCTTAAGTGTTTTGCCGATGGAAAGGGTCAGGGCGGTGATTCCCATGAATGTTCCCCCAAACAAGATCGCGCCTAAAATCACACACAGCCAATGGGAAGATAAAACAGGAAGTAAAATCCCCAGGCCCTGCATGAAATGGGCGATAATCAATAAATGAACCAAATGCAGGCGTTTTGATAATTGGTGAAATATCGGGATGGAGACAGAGGCGGCCAGGCCGACCATGGTCCAGGCCACCGGCCCGGATGAAAAGAATCCGGACTGGCCCTGGAGAAAGGACACGATGAATGTCCCACTGATAATATAGCCGAACCCTTCACAAAAATAGGCGGCCATAAGCCATGGAAGCAGTTGCGGGTATTTAAACTTAATTGTCCCTTTTGAATTTAAATCCACCTTTGGTTCCGAGCCTGGGGGGATCATCACAAACCAGCAGAACAGGGACAGGGGAAGGCAAATCAAAGCCAGTCCCACCCAGGTGACCTGGACATTAAAAGATTGGATCAGCACCGGAGAAACCACCCCGCTCAGTGCGATACCGGCACCCACACCGCTGTAAATTAAAATGCCGAGTTGATTTTTCGATTGAGGAAGCTGCCCCATAACGATTGAGGAGCCGATAATGAATATGCCGGCACTTGCCATACCACTGACCAACCTTAGAATCGTCCATGGGACGGCTTGTGAGACAAACCCCATCCATGCCGTCGTAATAACGCTTGATACAAGGCAGATGCGGAATCCCCACAGTTTTGTATCAGCCTTCATATTTTTAAAGCATAACAGCGCACCCAAAAGATATCCCAGATAATTGACGGAAGCAATTGATCCCGCGATTTCATCACTGAAGCCAAACTGGTTCTGCATGGCCGGTAATAACGGCGTATAGGCAAACCGCCCCACCCCCATGGCAATCACCAGCGCCAAAAATCCGCCTGTTATCAAGGCGCCATGACCGGGCAAAGTCTGGGGACAAGTTCTGGGGATACGATATAAAATTATTGTTGTTTCCTTGGCTTTTTGGGGCCGGTTTTCTTTCATCAGATCAATATAGGATTGATAATCTTCATCTGAAAAAAATGTCTGCTGCCTGCGGTTACCCCTCCGTGTAATATGGTAATGATCAATCGCCCAATGCGTCACGCACCTTTCTAGCCAAATCCTTGGCAGTAAAAGGCTTTGGAAGAAAATTTATCCCTTGGTCCAACACGCCGTGGTGGGCAATTACGTTTGCGGTGTAACCTGACATATAAAGACATTTGATACCGGGTATGATTTCTTCGAGTCGCTGTGCCAATTCACGGCCATTCATTGAAGGCATCACAACATCGCTAAGCAATAGGTCGATTTTTTTTGTATATGCCTGAGCTTCTTTAATCGCCTGGTCGGGTGTTTTGGCAGTGATAACCGTGTAGCCTAAACGGCCTAAAATTGTTTCCGACAACTCCAAAATACCCTCATCATCTTCTACAATCAGCACCGTTTCACAACCTTTAAGCGGTGCCTCAGTTAAAATTTCGGATTTAATTTTTTTTGAAGCCACATCGGTTATGGGGAAATAAATTTTAAAAATAGTCCCTTGGCCTATTTCGCTGTATACATGAATAAAACCCTTGTTTTGTTTAACAATTCCATAAACTGTCGCCAAACCCAATCCGGTGCCTCTGCCGATTTCCTTAGTTGTAAAAAATGGTTCAAAAATTTTATTTTGAGTATCTTTATCCATGCCATGACCGCTATCGCTGACTGACAGCATGACATAGGAACCAGGTTTAAACCAGTAGTGTGTCTCACAATACGCTGTGTCTATTTCTACCCGACTCGTCTCTATGGTAACGTTCCCGGCACCATTGATGGCATCCTTTGCGTTTACCATTAAGTTGGCCAGTATTTGATCAACTTGGGAAGGGTCCAGCATCACTTTACCCGGCTCATGCCCAGGCAGCCATTTCAGATCAATATTTTCTCCAATGAGCCTGCGCAACACATTTAGCATGTTGGCGATTGTATAATTGATGTCGAGAACAATCGGTTGAATCGTCTGTTTTCTTGCAAATGCAAGCAATTGTCGTACTAAACCGGACGATCGGAGAGCAGTGTTCTGAATCCGTTCAAGATGATGACGAATGTTTTGGCCGGTTTCCAGATCCAGCGTGGCCAATTCAGCATTGCCGAGTACAACTGACAGCATATTGTTGAAATCATGTGCGATGCCGCTGGCAAGAAGGCCAACGGCCTCCATCTTTTGAGCTTGAAGCAGTTGCCTCTGAAGTTTTTCTTTTTCTTCCACAACCTTTTTTCGGTTATTGATGTCTACAACAAAAGCAATAGAAAATTGTTGGCCATCATATTCAAGCAAATTGGTTGTAATTTCTACCGCTGTCTCAGTGCCGTCTTTGCGACGGTGGACCCTTTCAAAATGATTCATTCCTTTTTCACGCAGGATCTTCCATATCTCAACATATTCCCTTTCGCTAACATTAGGGTCAATATCGAAGAGAGTCATACCTCTCATTTCTTCTACGGTGTAGCCGAGATTTAAGGCAGCCTGTCTGTTGACATCAAGAATATTGCCGTTCGGTGCGATTCGATAAATGCCGATAGAGGCCTTCTCAAAACAAAAACGGGTTGTACGCAGATCAATTTCCAGTCTGTGCCGTTCAGTTATATCTACATGTGTTCCAACTATACGGGATACGTTGCCCCTGGCGTCTTTTTCGTAAACTTTTCCTTTCGAATGTACCCATCGCCAGTCTCCTTTTTTTGTGCGCATTCGAAATTCAATGGACAATAAATTTGTGGGGTGTTCCAAAAAATCTTTTATAGCATTTTCAGCACCCGGCCTGTCATCCGGGTGCAATAATTCCAACCATGTATCATAAGAGGCTTGCAGTTCACCTTCTTCATACCCCAGCATGTTGAGCCATCGTGAACTAACATGGGCGTCACTGGTTCTTGGATCGAAATCCCATATACCTTCTTCTGAGGCATTAATGGCAAGTTCATAACGATTCAGATTGGCCTCCAGCATTTCTTTTTTTCGTTCTAACTCCTGAACTCTTTGTTCCAACTCATCATAGCTTGGTTTTTTAGCCACAGGCATCAATCCCTCCCTTTCTGCCGTTTTAGGCCTATGATCGGAATAACGGCCATGGCCGACCTGGTCTTTCACCGAGGTTAGGCCACAACAAATCATGAAAGAAACTAACTGGTTAGTTTAGTTCTTTCATATAAAACCTTCCCAAAGATGGTTTAGAAGTTTCATTCGTATTCAAGGCGTAACAATGGAAGCATATTAAAATATGTGCTCATTGTCACAACGAAGAAGACGGATAAAAAAGCAAACCATATGGGAGGTTTTATTTTGATTATGGGCCTTAGTCAACGATTATCACGTATGTAAATATGCACTATAGAAAAAACACTCAGGCCCATAGATTCCTGACACCAAGTGTCCAAGAATCTGGCCGACACCGTAACTAAGCGTCAACACGCCTATCACCTTCTGGCTTTGGCCCGGCTTGAGTGTTTTGCTGACGGAAAAAGTCAGGGCCGTGATTCCCATGAATGTTCCTCCAAATAAAATCGCTCCTGAAATTCACCATCCTTGCACATCTTAATATGGGCTTCGCCCATGGCTGAGGTAAGTTTATTCAATGTTGCGGGAACCGGGATCAGGTAGGTCTGATCAGTCATCAGGCAGTAGCTCCATAAGTTGAGTCGAAAAAATATGTATCAAGGGGATTTCCCTTTTGAACAAATATCGGATCAGGCGATCTGAAAAAAATAAAATTTTAGATTTGAATTTATAGATATCCTTCTGTATTATTTAATAATAATCATAGTAGACAAGACAATCAAGAACGGAGAGGTTTTATGGCACTTACCATCAACCAAAACACCACGGCAATAATCGCCGCAAAAATGCTTGAAAAAGCCGACACTGAGTTGACGGACTCCCTTGAACGGATGGCAACGGGCCAAAAAATCAACTCGGCTGCAAATGACGCATCCGGCATGACCATTGCCGACAGCCTGAAAAGTCAGTCCCTGGCGACAGGCCAGGAAATCAAGAATGCCAACGATAATGTATCCATAACCCAAACCGCTGACGGAGCGTTGGGGCAGATTACCGATCTGCTCCAGGACATCAGAACCCAGGCCGTGGATGCAGCCGGCGGGAGCCATTCCCAGGAGAGCCTGGCCGCCATCCAGTCTGATATTCAAGGCTCTTTGGAGACCATTGATGATATTGCAGGCACCACATCCTATAACGGACAAAACCTTTTGGACGGTACTTACAACAACAGCGGGCTTTCAATCTCGTCTGCGGACACATCGACCCTTGGTTCCCAGGAAACAGGCTTCTTGTCCGATATTGACATCACCACCACCGAAGGTGCTCAGCAAACCATCAAAACCGTGGACCTCGCCCTTGATCAGATCGCCCAAAACCGCTCATCAGTGGGCACCGGCCAGAATCAGTACACCTCGGATATCAACAACCTGTCCACGACCCAGATCAACCTGATGGCGTCTGAATCTGAAATCAGGGATGCAGACATAGTAGAAGAGAGCATCCTTTTAAACCAGATGAAGCTGCTTAAAGGCACGACCACCTATGCCCTGAATCAGTCCAATGCTTCCAGGAATACGCTGGTGGACCTGCTGGGAGAAGGTCTTTGAAGGGTAGATATTTTAACTCGAGGATCAAAGTGTCTATAAAGCTTGACTTCCCATATTTTTCTCATATAATTTCAGATAATACTCATGGGGAGATCTGGCCTATCAACACAACACCCAGGCTCAACCCAAAACAAAACATGAAAGTAATTCAACAACTTATTTGGACTTTCATATAATCAGCCATGGGCTGGCCTGGTCTATCAATCCCCCAGACTCAACCCACAACGAAACATGAACGTAATTCAATAAGTTATTTTGATTTTCATATAAAACCTTTTGAGGAGAGAGATATGAAAGAAATTCTAATAAAAACGGTTATGATCCCCTTGCCCGACTATATGACCATCAAGGAAACGGATACCGTTTATGATGTATTCCAGATTCTGGAAAAAAACAAACCAGATGGCCGCCACGCCCACAGGGATGTTATTGTCGTTGACGACAATGGTAATTTCAAGGGAAACGTTACCATGATTGATATTTTCAGAACGCTTGAGCCCAACTATAAAAAACTATTCCAAAACTATGAAGGCAAAACACTGACCAAGGATTATGTGATTAATGCTATGCGGGATTTTAACCTTTGGATAGAGCCTATTAAGAATATTTGCGAGCGCGGCGCCAGAATCAAGGTTTCCGAAATCATGCACGTACCTAGCAAGGGTGAATACCTCCAGGAGGACGATTCCCTGGAAAAAGCGCTGCATGAATATGTTATGGGCGCCCACCAGCCTTTGATCGTAAAAAACGGCGACACGGTCACTGGTGTTCTTAGATTCGGTGATTTGTTTGAGGTGATCAGAGAGCAGATGCTGGCCTGCCCGCTTCCCGAATGATTTTCAGGCCGAACACCCATAAAAGCCGGAAGACCGTCTGATTTCCTGCTGCACGGTGTGCAAGGGACGAAAAAAATAATAATCAGAAAATCTTGGAGGGTCACTCCCCTAAAAGGGTTAAAAAAATACCGGCAGCAATCACGGTGCCGATAACACCTGCCACATTCGGCCCCATGGCATACATGAGCAGATAATTTTTCTTATCCGCTTCCATGCCCACCTTATGGACCACCCTGGCAGCCATGGGTACGGCCGAGACACCGGCTGCTCCCAGCAGCGGATTGATTTTATTTTTGAAAAAAAGATTCATGAGTTTGGCCAGAAGCACGCCTGTCATGGTGGAAATAACAAAGGCAAAAAGCCCCAGGCAAAAGACAAATATCACCTGGGGCCTTAAAAAAATCTCCGCATTCATGGTGGCGCCCACAGGCACCCCAAGAAAGATGGTGACAATATTCATCAGTTCGTTCTGGGCGGCATCGTGCAGACGCCTCACCACGCCGGACTCCCTGAACAGGTTGCCCAGCATAAACATGGCGATCAACGGCGCTGATGCCGGAACCAGCAAAATAATCACAAAGGTGGAGACAATGGGGAAAAGCATTTTCTCAAGTGTTCCCACCTTTCTGTCCTTGGCCATGCGGATTCGTCTTTCGTCCGCAGTGGTCAACAGTTTCATCACCGGGGGCTGGATAATGGGCACAAGGGCCATGTAGGAATAGGCTGCCACGGCGCACACCCCTAAAAGGGAAGGAGCCAGCTTGGATGCCAGAAATATGGTGGTAGGTCCGTCTGCGCCGCCGATGATACCGATGGTTGCCGCCTCTTTCAGGTCAAACCCAAAGGCCTGGGCCGCAAAAAAGGTGATATACACGCCTGCCTGGGCCCCGGCACCAAGAAAAATGAGCCTGGGATTGGCAATGAGCGGCCCAAAATCCGTAAGCGCCCCAAGGCCCAGGAATATCACCGGCGGAATGATCTCCCAGTGGATACCATACTCGTAAAATTTCCAAAGCAACCCTTCATGGGGGGTCATAAGCCCTGCCAGGGGCAGGTTCACAAGGATGATTCCAAACCCTATGGGCAACAGCAAAAGGGGTTCATAGGATTTTGAAATGGCAAGGTAAATCAGGGTCAGCCCGATGATCCACATGACAACAATACCCGGGGTAACATAAAACAGACCCGTGGTCTGGAATAAAGAATACAAAGCACTCATTTGTCCCCTCCGTGCCCGGCATCTTCCCCGGCCTTCCTTTTTGATTCCACCGCAGTCACCGCCGTCTGGGTAATCTTAATCGAAAGGTAAAGAAAGGTCATGCCTGTGAATACGCCAAAAAGGCCGATGAGAAACACCCTTACCGCATCACCCATAATTTATTCCTTTTCCTTTACAGCAGCGTGATCCCGTATAATTCTGGGCAGGATCATTTGATGCTGGGGGCAGATGGATTTGGGATTCTGGTATGCAGCGCCTGCAAAGGCCTGCATATAGTGCCGCAGATCAGCAAGCCTTACCACCTCATCCACCATACCCTGTTTTGCGCAGTAACGCGGGGTTGACGTGTCCTTATATTTCTGGGCAAGGGCGTTCATCTTCTCCACCACAGGTTCAAGATCCCGGCCTGCTTCCTTTTCCTTTACAAGCCGCCTTGCATAGGTGGCAACTGCAGCGGTCTCACCGTGCATAACACAGATTTCAGTGGCACAGGTACCCAGGGTAAAGGCATTGTTCCGGTTGGCTTGCGGGCCGCCCATAACATAGTGGGCTGCTGCGGTTCCCTTGC
This genomic window contains:
- a CDS encoding basic amino acid ABC transporter substrate-binding protein, giving the protein MLKKTLIIALTVFFLVPCAFSQTIITVASDTTWPPMEYIGKDNKIIGFTPDLLAAMEKVSDIKFDIRTIAWDDIFKGLDANEYDMISSSLSITDTRKKTMSFSDPYYEVKQGILIQKDSNINSKADLKGKTIGAQTGTTGHLIVQKIEGVNVKSYDEIGTAVEDLYNGITDAVVCDDAVAANYPLTVEKYSEKLALAFLLKSDTPEYLGFAFKKGASEDKKNLVNEALKKVIESGEYNTIYEKWF
- a CDS encoding NADH oxidase; protein product: MTINSESIHVLQSSLELPCGAILKNRIAKSPMSDSLADGGGDPTESQIRLYERWAEGGVALSFIGEVQGDPRFPEKPGNLVLGAHSNQNLLRLFSRRAVIKGAHIWPQLGHAGALSHLPISQPKGPSALDIEGLQCAGMSIDDIYELPDIYAKTALHAKTVGFSGVHIHAGHGFLLSQFLSPLFNHRSDGYGGSIEARCRIVLEIINKVRRAVGPSFPVGIRINSTDQLEGGLTEVDALEVVRLLDQTSIDLIDISGGTYFPGAKASSEGTSLGPYFIDFARLAKAVTHVPLILTGGFKKREQAVEALTSGAADMVGLGRAMALNPRLADTWLSEEGGDPEFPKFESAPPGGITAWYTMRLTALGEDRENVFELGLPSAIREYEERDAQRCIKWQKKFSHFF
- a CDS encoding 4-oxalocrotonate tautomerase family protein, which translates into the protein MPYVNIKITDENVTKEQKLKLIQGATQLLVDVLGKNPATTVVVIDEVNTDNWGIGGECVTELRKPK
- a CDS encoding YbfB/YjiJ family MFS transporter, with translation MTHWAIDHYHITRRGNRRQQTFFSDEDYQSYIDLMKENRPQKAKETTIILYRIPRTCPQTLPGHGALITGGFLALVIAMGVGRFAYTPLLPAMQNQFGFSDEIAGSIASVNYLGYLLGALLCFKNMKADTKLWGFRICLVSSVITTAWMGFVSQAVPWTILRLVSGMASAGIFIIGSSIVMGQLPQSKNQLGILIYSGVGAGIALSGVVSPVLIQSFNVQVTWVGLALICLPLSLFCWFVMIPPGSEPKVDLNSKGTIKFKYPQLLPWLMAAYFCEGFGYIISGTFIVSFLQGQSGFFSSGPVAWTMVGLAASVSIPIFHQLSKRLHLVHLLIIAHFMQGLGILLPVLSSHWLCVILGAILFGGTFMGITALTLSIGKTLKPGQSQKVIGMLTAIYGVGQILGPLVSGILSENTGNFVSALAMSALVVILGGSILIAGILKQTMTKIQGDRDALR
- a CDS encoding PAS domain S-box protein; this translates as MPVAKKPSYDELEQRVQELERKKEMLEANLNRYELAINASEEGIWDFDPRTSDAHVSSRWLNMLGYEEGELQASYDTWLELLHPDDRPGAENAIKDFLEHPTNLLSIEFRMRTKKGDWRWVHSKGKVYEKDARGNVSRIVGTHVDITERHRLEIDLRTTRFCFEKASIGIYRIAPNGNILDVNRQAALNLGYTVEEMRGMTLFDIDPNVSEREYVEIWKILREKGMNHFERVHRRKDGTETAVEITTNLLEYDGQQFSIAFVVDINNRKKVVEEKEKLQRQLLQAQKMEAVGLLASGIAHDFNNMLSVVLGNAELATLDLETGQNIRHHLERIQNTALRSSGLVRQLLAFARKQTIQPIVLDINYTIANMLNVLRRLIGENIDLKWLPGHEPGKVMLDPSQVDQILANLMVNAKDAINGAGNVTIETSRVEIDTAYCETHYWFKPGSYVMLSVSDSGHGMDKDTQNKIFEPFFTTKEIGRGTGLGLATVYGIVKQNKGFIHVYSEIGQGTIFKIYFPITDVASKKIKSEILTEAPLKGCETVLIVEDDEGILELSETILGRLGYTVITAKTPDQAIKEAQAYTKKIDLLLSDVVMPSMNGRELAQRLEEIIPGIKCLYMSGYTANVIAHHGVLDQGINFLPKPFTAKDLARKVRDALGD
- a CDS encoding flagellin — its product is MALTINQNTTAIIAAKMLEKADTELTDSLERMATGQKINSAANDASGMTIADSLKSQSLATGQEIKNANDNVSITQTADGALGQITDLLQDIRTQAVDAAGGSHSQESLAAIQSDIQGSLETIDDIAGTTSYNGQNLLDGTYNNSGLSISSADTSTLGSQETGFLSDIDITTTEGAQQTIKTVDLALDQIAQNRSSVGTGQNQYTSDINNLSTTQINLMASESEIRDADIVEESILLNQMKLLKGTTTYALNQSNASRNTLVDLLGEGL
- a CDS encoding CBS domain-containing protein, yielding MKEILIKTVMIPLPDYMTIKETDTVYDVFQILEKNKPDGRHAHRDVIVVDDNGNFKGNVTMIDIFRTLEPNYKKLFQNYEGKTLTKDYVINAMRDFNLWIEPIKNICERGARIKVSEIMHVPSKGEYLQEDDSLEKALHEYVMGAHQPLIVKNGDTVTGVLRFGDLFEVIREQMLACPLPE
- a CDS encoding sodium ion-translocating decarboxylase subunit beta produces the protein MSALYSLFQTTGLFYVTPGIVVMWIIGLTLIYLAISKSYEPLLLLPIGFGIILVNLPLAGLMTPHEGLLWKFYEYGIHWEIIPPVIFLGLGALTDFGPLIANPRLIFLGAGAQAGVYITFFAAQAFGFDLKEAATIGIIGGADGPTTIFLASKLAPSLLGVCAVAAYSYMALVPIIQPPVMKLLTTADERRIRMAKDRKVGTLEKMLFPIVSTFVIILLVPASAPLIAMFMLGNLFRESGVVRRLHDAAQNELMNIVTIFLGVPVGATMNAEIFLRPQVIFVFCLGLFAFVISTMTGVLLAKLMNLFFKNKINPLLGAAGVSAVPMAARVVHKVGMEADKKNYLLMYAMGPNVAGVIGTVIAAGIFLTLLGE